A window of the Diabrotica undecimpunctata isolate CICGRU chromosome 1, icDiaUnde3, whole genome shotgun sequence genome harbors these coding sequences:
- the amrt gene encoding TM2 domain-containing protein amaretto, which translates to MLINVFIFPFLLLQILTINSEEQEPFDPRGPLVNCSFLSFEFIECQDPVDHKGNKTAKEELKYGCVKFGGMKYHDVERTKVVCNALPSIECHGNRTFFREGVPCIKYSNQYFTTTLLYSILLGFLGMDRFCLGQTGTAVGKLLTIGGLGVWWIVDIVLLVMNYLTPEDDSSWNPYV; encoded by the coding sequence atgttaattaatgtttttatttttccttttttattattacaaattttaacaataaacagtGAAGAACAGGAGCCTTTCGATCCTCGAGGCCCATTAGTCAATTGTAGCTTTCTTTCATTTGAATTCATAGAATGCCAAGACCCAGTAGACCACAAAGGCAATAAGACAGCGAAAGAGGAACTTAAGTATGGTTGTGTTAAATTTGGAGGGATGAAATATCATGACGTGGAAAGGACTAAAGTAGTGTGTAATGCTTTACCATCTATAGAATGTCATGGAAACAGAACTTTCTTCAGAGAAGGTGTTCCTTGTATAAAGTACTCCAACCAGTACTTTACTACCACTTTATTGTACAGTATTCTATTAGGCTTTTTAGGAATGGATAGATTTTGTTTAGGACAGACTGGTACAGCTGTGGGAAAGTTACTTACAATTGGAGGTTTAGGAGTGTGGTGGATAGTTGATATTGTTTTACTTGTTATGAACTACCTAACTCCAGAAGATGACAGTAGCTGGAATCCATATGTCTAA